The Treponema sp. Marseille-Q3903 genomic interval TCCTTGACGCATATCAAAAATCTTTCGGTAAAAACGAATATTACGAACAAGTCTTGAAAGTCATTTCGTTTTTATCGTCGTCATCACTAAAAGGACTTGTCGTAAGCGGCAGCGACTGGTACGAAATCGATGATCCGGCAGACCTTGCGATTGCGGAAGACCGCTTCAAAACGGGAATCGAAAAGTTGCACAGCCTTGAAAAACGATACGGCGGCTACTGGCGTTTCCCGCAGATGAAAGATTTTTGTTACCTTGTAAATCCGTATTTTCCACCGAAAAAACTTGTAAGCGAAATGAAAGCGAATTTCCACGTCCTCATTACAGAATACCCGAGCGGAGCCGCCCAGCAAAGTCTCCTTGCGTCAAAAATATTCAACATCATGCCGGAGCATATCGTCGTTGGAAACGGAGCGGCGGAACTTATTTCTTCTCTTGCAAAATATGTTGAAGGCAAAGTTGCAATTCCATTTCCGACGTTCAATGAATATCCGGAACGATTTACGCACGCGGAAGTTGTCCCTGTCCCGACCAATAGAGAAACATTTGTTTATTCGGTAGACGATATTTTAAAAACCGTGCGACAAACTGGTGCAAAGACAGTCCTTTTAATCAATCCTGATAATCCGACCGGCAATTTCTTAAAAAAAGGCGAAGTTCTTCATTTGTGTGAAGAATTAAAAAAGGACAACGTAACGATTATCTTTGACGAATCGTTTATCGACTTTGCGGATAAGGCGATACGCTACACGCTGCTCGACGAAGAAATTTTAAACGAATATCCGAATCTCATCGTCGTAAAATCGATCAGCAAAAGTTACGGTGTTCCGGGGCTCAGACTCGGCATTCTCGCTTCTTCCGACCCGGCGTATATTTCTCGTATTCGGAAAACGAATGCCATCTGGAACATCAATTCGTTCGGTGAATATTTTTTGCAAATCTACGACAAGTACAACAAAACTTACGCGGTTGCTTGCGATGCTATTGCAGAAGAACGCAGCAGGTTTATAAAAAGGCTTTCAGAAATTGAAGGCATTAAGGTTTTTCCGAGTGAGGCAAATTATGTTTTGTGCCGCCTAAACGGTATAAAAGCCGGAGAGCTCACAGTTTCTCTGCTTGAAAAATACAATATTTTTATCAAAGACCTTTCTTCAAAAAAAGGTTTTGAAAGCGGCGGCTATATCCGCCTTGCAGTTAGGAACAAAGAAGACAATGATGCGCTCATTGCGGCATTAAAAGATATTTTAGGTTGAATGTAGGGCACCGCTAAAATCTATACAGTAAGTTTTTAACGATGCCATTTCATTTTGCCACATGAAAATTACTCCGATTAATTTACATGCGGCCATGCTCTCTCGCTTTTGAGGGAGTTTCCTTGCAGTGGATAGCTTCTATCATAATTTCCAGCTGACAGCCTGTTTTCTTGAATCAATAAACCTTGCGTATATTCCGCCTTTTTTTACAAGCTCGTCGTGTTTACCTTGTTCTGCAATACATCCTTTATCAATCACTATTATCTGATCCGCATTGCGAACTGTCTTGAGCCTGTGAGCAATCATTATCACTGTTTTTTCTTTTGTAAGCTCTTCGATAGCCGCCATGAGTTCCTGTTCATTTTCAGGGTCAACGTTTGCAGTCGCTTCATCAAGGATGATGACAGGAGAATTTTTCATTATTGCGCGTGCAATTGAAATGCGCTGTCGTTCGCCCCCACTCAACGAGGCACCTCTTTCGCCAATCACTGTGTCGTAGCCGTTTGGAAGCGCACTTATAAATTCGTGGCAACATGCTTTTTTTGCAGCATCAATCACTCGTTCCATAGGAGCATCGGGCTCACCAAAGCGGATATTGTTTGCGATAGTGTCGTGAAACAGATATACATGCTGGAAAACAAAGCTGTAGTTTTTCATCAAGCTATCCATGCTGTAATCTTTTACATTTGTTCCGCCGAGAGTCACGGCACCTGAATCTGCATCCCAAAAACGTGAAAGCAGAAGGCACAACGTCGTCTTTCCTCCTCCACTAGGACCTACAATCGCAGTAGTTGTGTGCTCAGGGATTTTCAAAGAGATATTATCGATGATTTTTCGTTTTTCATATGCAAAATCGATAGAAGATGCCTCAATATCGTGGTTTTTAGGTTGAACATCTGCACCGTCGATATCCATTGCAGGAAGGTTCAAAATTGCATTTGCTTTTGATATGCTGATATCGATTGTGCGGAGCAGTGCAGAATAGTTGCCTCCTGCTTCAAGTGCGTTGTACAGCATGAATGAACAGACAAGCATTGTTATACAATCGGCAATAGCCATCGAGCCGTTCAAATAAAAGAAAATAGAAGCGAGCATCATTGCAACTCCGCTCAACTTTGATGTCAGTGTCTGAAGGCTTGAAACAGGAATGCAGCGCATCTCCATTTTGATAAGTGTTTTTACGCGGCGATTGATTATGCTGTTCAATTCTTTTCGGCGACTGCCTGAAAGGTTGTATGCTTTTACTTCAGCAATTCCTTGAATATATTCCAAAACTTTTCCTATCTCTGCCGTATCGTCTCTGATTTTTTCCGCAGAAACATTTTTTACAGCAAGGCGCATAAATACATTTACAAATTCAAAAAGTGCAAAGCCGGCAAGGGCGATCAGAGCGATTCTCCAGTCAAATACAAAAAGCATGATGATGATAAGAGAAGTATCGAGCACTCCCTGAAATACCATCATGATAACTCTCGTTGCAATGTCGCCAAGAGCTTCCATAGCGTTTGTTGTAACCGATGTGATTTCTCCAAGGCTATTTTCATTGAAGTATCCCATCGGCAAGTAACGAAGATGTTCCGCAATCTCTATTCTTTTTTTTGCACATGTTCTGTAACCGCCTTCGCATTGCCACATTGCTGTAAATTTTCGAGTTATAATTCCTCCGACAACGCTAGCGCACATTATCGCAAAAGAAAGCCATATTGTTTTTGTTTCGAATGGGAGACCATAAAGCACAGTTCCCGTAACGCCGCGAATCATAACTGCAACAGCTCCGATCCTTAAAGCCATAAAAAATGAATTAAAAATTCCAACTATTATTGAGCCATAAAATTTCTTACGGTTTTCTATATCACTGAATTTGAAAAATTTCATTATAGTTTCAAACATCAAAATACCTCCTGCTACTCATCTTTACTTGAAATGTGGGCTGTCCACATGTTTTTATACAAAACCGATTTTTCCAGCAGTTCTTCGTGTGTTCCGCTTGAATCAATCATGCCGTCTTTGATAACGTAGAGTTTATCTGCGTCTTTTACAGTAGAAAGCCTGTGCGCAATCACTATAAGTGTCTTTCCTTTTACGAGTTGAGCAACAGATTTTTGAATGATAGCTTCGTTTTCGGGATCTGTATAAGCGGTCGCCTCATCTAAGATGACAATTGGAGCATTTTTCATCATAGCTCGCGCAATCGCAATTCGTTGACATTCTCCGCCACTGAGATGAGCTCCGCTTCCTCCGACAATTGTGTCAAAGCCGTTTTCGAGCGACATAATAAAATCGTAACAGCCTGATTCTCTGGCAACTTCTTCGACTTCTTTGTCTGACGCATTTTGATTTCCAATCCGAATGTTATCTCTTACGCTTAAATCAAAAAGGAAGTTATCCTGACTTACGTAAGCAATTCTGTTGTTGTATTCCTCCAACGATAAATCTTTGATGTTCACACCGCCGATCTCTATTGTTCCCGAATCTACATCCCACAAAGATGCAATCAGTCTGGCAATCGTAGATTTTCCGCTTCCGCTGGGACCGACAAATGCAGTGTATGAGCCTTGAGGAAGGTTCATGTTTATTCCGTGAAGAATCTCTTTATTTTCTTTGTCATCAGTTTCTTTGTGATAGCTGAATTTTACGTCACGCAATGTGATAGAGTTATCTGATGGATCTTTTTTGTTCGCAATCGGGCGTACAAGCTCAGGAAGATTCATGATGTTTCCAACTTCTCCAAAAATCGCTCCGGCTTTTGCTATATCATCATGATAAGAAAATGCAGTTATGATTGGTTGAACTGCACTTATTGCAAGGATAATCACAGTTATAAACAAAGACGAGTCGATGCTTCCGTTCAGGAACATAAAACCGCCGATCGGCAAAAGTGAAAAGATAAGTGTCGGTGTGATTGTCGTTGCGATTGCATGAGGCCAGATACAGTCGCGCATCCATTCAACGTAGCAGTCAGAGCCTTCTTTTGCGGCAACGACAAATCGTTCGTAAGAAGATTTTGATTTTCCAAAAGCTTTTATCACTTCTATTCCGTTTATATATTCAACTGCCGTATCGTTTAATGCTTTCGTCTTGTCAATGGCATATTTAAAGCGCCTTTGTGCATCTTTGAACATAAAAGACATTGCAAACACACCTACCGGAAGCACTGCCATACATGCGAGTGCAAGCCTCCAGTCAAGGACAAAAAGGTAAACAATCAAAACTACAGAAAGTATGATGTTTGAAGTGTACTCAGGGACGATGTGGGCTAGTGTAGTTTCCATGCTATCAATTCTTTCAATCATAATGCTTTTGAGCGACCCTGACGGCATATCCATTACAGTGCCAAGCGGAACGCGAGTAATTTTATCGCACATCATTTTCCTGATGTTGCCAAGCAGATTAAAAGTTGCGAAATGGCTCATGTTTGTAGAAATCGCATGAAACAAGACATTTCCAATCCAGAAAATAACAGTAATTCCGCATTCTTTCAAAAAAATATTCCAGTCACGAAGCCCACTCATAAGTTGGCGGACAATCAGGGCAATCATAAAATACGGAGCAATACAACATGCAACGCTGATAACAGCAAATATCATGCTTGCAATGTATTGTCCTTTTTTGCTTCCCGCAAAATAGAATATCCACTCCGGAAGGCTTTTTTTTGCAGGATTTTTATTTTTTTTATCAGACATATAAACCTCTTTTGTTAGATGTAGCTAACTAAAAGATATGATATATAACAATGTTATATTAGTCAATGCTAATGAGTGAAAAATGAAAGAAAACGATGGTTGTAAAATTTTAATCTAAAAAGTGCATAAGGCTGTTCCAGCCGCCGCGATAGAATTTAAACATCTGTAAAAGACCGCGTTTTGCTTCTTCTTTTGGAATATCTCGTAGAATCAAGTTGAAAAATGATGAGAAAGTGCTGTTTATGACAATCTGCTCGATAAGCGGGTCTATTCGTTCTACAGATTTTCCTTGCATTTCAAGAATACGGTAAAAATCATCGGTAGATTCAATTTCTTTTTGAGAGATTTCTTGTATAAAGTTTTCGTATTTTGTCCCATCAGATGATTTTACAATCAGCTCAAATGCCATTTTGTGCTCCCAGATATATTCAAACATCTTTTTCAGCTCTAATGACGAGACTTCTGCCATAGAAGATAATTGTTGTTCCAAAGACATATTTTTAAATTCTTCAAGGATATTGCTGAAAAATCCTAAAAGATGAGTTGCGTGTTCTTTTACAAGAGCGTCAAAAAGTTCTTCCTTGCTCTTGAAATAGCCATAAAATGCGCCTGTAGTGACACTTGCCTTTTTCACGATTGCTCTAAGGGAAGCTCCTCTAAAGCCTTTGTCTAAAAATTCCTTTTCAGAAACCATGATGATTCTTTCGAGCGTGTTTAAAGGGCTGTTTTTCCGGGTAACGGGTTGTTCCATAAAAATAAAATAAACTCTGTCTTCTGATATGTCAACAACCGTGTTATAGTTTGCTGAAATTTTGCCTTTGATGCTTTTTATCGCCAGATTTCAGGATTTATATTCAGTGCGTCAATCAAGGCTTTTGAATCTTCTATAGATTTCTGAATAGATTTTTGAATGCTTTTAAGTTTTTCTACGCTGCACGGAGTGTCGCCGTTTTTATTGCCGTTTTTGCTGTTGCTCTCCGTGCCGTTTTCACTGCCGCTTTCTTTTTTCTTTACAGCGCGAATTAAAATATTTTTGGGCGTATGCTCCATATCTATAAATTCTAACATCTGGACTTTGTAGCCTTTCGACAAAAGCCATTCGCCACGAAGAGCGTCTGTCACAAGCGATGAAAATTTTTCTTTGATTATTCCCCATCTCAAAAGCGATTCGAACGCTTTATCATCTGGTTTTGAAATCTGTTTATTTACCTGATGCTGACAGCATGGGACACTGAGGATTGCCTTTGCGCCGCGTTTTACGGCGTATTCGAGTGCGTAATCTGTTGCTGTGTCGCATGCGTGGAGCGTGATCACGATGTCCGGTGGCTCGTTTCCAAAATAATCAGCTATGTTTCCAGTGTGGAAAGTCAGATTTTTGAGTTTAAGTTTTTCCGTGAGTTCATTGCAGTAGTTTATGACGTCTTTCCTTAGATCCAAACCTTCAATTTCGCACGGTATATGTTTTATTTCCGTCAAAAAATAATGAACTGCAAATGTAAGATAAGATTTTCCACATCCAAAATCGGCTATGCGAAGAGGGTGTAACTCGTCTATTCTCGTGTCTGAAGAGAGTGCAGAACGATCAGAAAATTCCGGCAAAATATCATTTATAAATTCAAGAAATCTGTTGATCTGGCGAAATTTATCGTGCTTAGCTGAAACGACTTTTCCATCCGGGGTCATAATTCCAAGAACAACAAGGAATGGAACGATTGTTCCTTCTTCAAGAAGATAATTTTTTTTGCGTTTAGGTGGCAAAATCTTTAGCGTAGATGGCTCATCTTTATTCTGATGATTTTTTTTTCTCAGTTCCGTAACTTTACCTTTTTTGCTTGTCATCAGCGTTATTTCTTCAGTTTCAGTTCTCTTTACGCAGTTTTTAAATGTGTGGCACGCATTTTCTGCAAGAAAATTGTCGAGCTCTGTTTCTGAAAAATGTCTGTGGAAAACTTGAGTTTTTGTAAACATCTCTGCAAAGTACGATATTTCCCCTTTTGAGTTTTCAATCTTTATTTTAATTTTTTCATATTTACGACCGAGCTTTTTTTCAACATCTGAAACGGGTTTTGAAAGAGTGACGCTTAAAATCATAATCAATAACAGTATACTATTTCAAAAAAAAATGATACATTCTATGTCATGGGAAAGTGCATAGTTTTTGTTAATCAAAAAGGTGGAGTTGGAAAGACAACTTCTGCAATCAATATCGGTGCTTATATCGCTCTCGCCGGCAAAAAAGTTCTGCTTGTCGACTTTGACTCACAGGGAAATATGTCGAGTGGAATCGGCGTTTCAAAAGATAAGCCTACGATTTACGAGCTTCTTGCGGGGCAGATTGAGACTGAAAAGGCAATCAAGCGCACATCTGTAGAAAATCTTGACGCGATAAGCGCATCAATCGATTTGTCAGGTGTAGAAATTGAACT includes:
- a CDS encoding ABC transporter ATP-binding protein, which translates into the protein MSDKKNKNPAKKSLPEWIFYFAGSKKGQYIASMIFAVISVACCIAPYFMIALIVRQLMSGLRDWNIFLKECGITVIFWIGNVLFHAISTNMSHFATFNLLGNIRKMMCDKITRVPLGTVMDMPSGSLKSIMIERIDSMETTLAHIVPEYTSNIILSVVLIVYLFVLDWRLALACMAVLPVGVFAMSFMFKDAQRRFKYAIDKTKALNDTAVEYINGIEVIKAFGKSKSSYERFVVAAKEGSDCYVEWMRDCIWPHAIATTITPTLIFSLLPIGGFMFLNGSIDSSLFITVIILAISAVQPIITAFSYHDDIAKAGAIFGEVGNIMNLPELVRPIANKKDPSDNSITLRDVKFSYHKETDDKENKEILHGINMNLPQGSYTAFVGPSGSGKSTIARLIASLWDVDSGTIEIGGVNIKDLSLEEYNNRIAYVSQDNFLFDLSVRDNIRIGNQNASDKEVEEVARESGCYDFIMSLENGFDTIVGGSGAHLSGGECQRIAIARAMMKNAPIVILDEATAYTDPENEAIIQKSVAQLVKGKTLIVIAHRLSTVKDADKLYVIKDGMIDSSGTHEELLEKSVLYKNMWTAHISSKDE
- a CDS encoding aminotransferase class I/II-fold pyridoxal phosphate-dependent enzyme, yielding MQAIILAAGMGKRLKSYTKDATKCMVKVNGKTLIEYTIEALTANKIERLVVVVGYKGALLKDFIASKFNAENLNGMKIDYIENPVYDTTNNIYSLFLAGSEMAKDDTILLESDLIFKPEILQSLIASPDKNLAVVSPFEAWMDGTCTLLDENRCITGMLDKVRFNWADTEHYYKTVNIYKFSKEFSEQYYLPFLDAYQKSFGKNEYYEQVLKVISFLSSSSLKGLVVSGSDWYEIDDPADLAIAEDRFKTGIEKLHSLEKRYGGYWRFPQMKDFCYLVNPYFPPKKLVSEMKANFHVLITEYPSGAAQQSLLASKIFNIMPEHIVVGNGAAELISSLAKYVEGKVAIPFPTFNEYPERFTHAEVVPVPTNRETFVYSVDDILKTVRQTGAKTVLLINPDNPTGNFLKKGEVLHLCEELKKDNVTIIFDESFIDFADKAIRYTLLDEEILNEYPNLIVVKSISKSYGVPGLRLGILASSDPAYISRIRKTNAIWNINSFGEYFLQIYDKYNKTYAVACDAIAEERSRFIKRLSEIEGIKVFPSEANYVLCRLNGIKAGELTVSLLEKYNIFIKDLSSKKGFESGGYIRLAVRNKEDNDALIAALKDILG
- a CDS encoding ABC transporter ATP-binding protein encodes the protein MFETIMKFFKFSDIENRKKFYGSIIVGIFNSFFMALRIGAVAVMIRGVTGTVLYGLPFETKTIWLSFAIMCASVVGGIITRKFTAMWQCEGGYRTCAKKRIEIAEHLRYLPMGYFNENSLGEITSVTTNAMEALGDIATRVIMMVFQGVLDTSLIIIMLFVFDWRIALIALAGFALFEFVNVFMRLAVKNVSAEKIRDDTAEIGKVLEYIQGIAEVKAYNLSGSRRKELNSIINRRVKTLIKMEMRCIPVSSLQTLTSKLSGVAMMLASIFFYLNGSMAIADCITMLVCSFMLYNALEAGGNYSALLRTIDISISKANAILNLPAMDIDGADVQPKNHDIEASSIDFAYEKRKIIDNISLKIPEHTTTAIVGPSGGGKTTLCLLLSRFWDADSGAVTLGGTNVKDYSMDSLMKNYSFVFQHVYLFHDTIANNIRFGEPDAPMERVIDAAKKACCHEFISALPNGYDTVIGERGASLSGGERQRISIARAIMKNSPVIILDEATANVDPENEQELMAAIEELTKEKTVIMIAHRLKTVRNADQIIVIDKGCIAEQGKHDELVKKGGIYARFIDSRKQAVSWKL
- a CDS encoding SAM-dependent methyltransferase codes for the protein MILSVTLSKPVSDVEKKLGRKYEKIKIKIENSKGEISYFAEMFTKTQVFHRHFSETELDNFLAENACHTFKNCVKRTETEEITLMTSKKGKVTELRKKNHQNKDEPSTLKILPPKRKKNYLLEEGTIVPFLVVLGIMTPDGKVVSAKHDKFRQINRFLEFINDILPEFSDRSALSSDTRIDELHPLRIADFGCGKSYLTFAVHYFLTEIKHIPCEIEGLDLRKDVINYCNELTEKLKLKNLTFHTGNIADYFGNEPPDIVITLHACDTATDYALEYAVKRGAKAILSVPCCQHQVNKQISKPDDKAFESLLRWGIIKEKFSSLVTDALRGEWLLSKGYKVQMLEFIDMEHTPKNILIRAVKKKESGSENGTESNSKNGNKNGDTPCSVEKLKSIQKSIQKSIEDSKALIDALNINPEIWR
- a CDS encoding TetR/AcrR family transcriptional regulator, which gives rise to MEQPVTRKNSPLNTLERIIMVSEKEFLDKGFRGASLRAIVKKASVTTGAFYGYFKSKEELFDALVKEHATHLLGFFSNILEEFKNMSLEQQLSSMAEVSSLELKKMFEYIWEHKMAFELIVKSSDGTKYENFIQEISQKEIESTDDFYRILEMQGKSVERIDPLIEQIVINSTFSSFFNLILRDIPKEEAKRGLLQMFKFYRGGWNSLMHFLD